The DNA sequence CCTGCCGGGTCGCCATAACCGAGCTGCGCAGGCGCCGGGTTACGCCAGAAACCCGCCTGCAGCTTGGCCCACACGTCGAACGGGAACAAATCGAACGCCGGAATACCAAGCCGAAACGCTCGCGGCGCACCACTTCTTGGCGGTAGCAAATGGTTATTTTCCAGGCGCCGCAAAGGCTCGCTGGCGCGTGGCTGGCTGGATAAATTTCCAGTACCTTCTACAAATTTTGTGGATAAACCTGTTGATAAACCACGGGATAACCCTGTGGATACTTGTGTGGATAGTTTAGGTAGCTGGCTGACATAGGTGCCATCACCTACCCGGCTTTCGATGAAGCCCTCGGCATACAGCTGGTCGTAGGCACGCACCACGCTGTTGCGTGACAGCGCCAGCATGGCAGCCAGATCGCGCGTAGCCGGCAGCCGCGTGCCGCTGCTCAGACGCCCGTCGAGCACCCGCGCACGCAGCGCCTGGTACAGCTGCTGGCTGAGCCCGCGGCGGCGATCCAGTACGATGCCGGCAGGGTCGAAGGGCAACACTAAAAGGCGCTCGGTCATGGCATTGGACCTATCAGAACAGCCAGCAATGGCTCTTACATGGAACCAATAGCCTGCCTAGGATGGCGTCATTGCACAAGGAAACCGGGCATGTACAACAGCAAACCCCACCAGGAACACGACCTTGGTCGCCTGTACCAGCACATGCATGACACCCGCCTGGCCATACTGGTCAGCCATGGCGAGCAAGGCCTGCTGGCTACCCACCTGCCGGTGTTGATCGATACCAGTGAAGGCGAGTTCGGCACGGTCTATGCCCATTTGGCCCGGGCCAACCACCAATGGCAGGACCTGGCACAAGGTGCCGAGGCCTTGCTGGTGTTTCCCGGCGCCGATGCCTATGTCAGCCCCGGTTATTACCCAAGCAAGGCCGAGAACCCCAAGGTGGTCCCCACCTGGAACTACCTGGCCGTGCATGCCTACGGCACGGCCGAGGTGCTGCACGATGGCCCGGCGCTGCTGGCTATCGTCAGCCGCCTGACCGAACGCCACGAACAAGGCCGCACCGAACCGTGGAAGGTCGCTGACGCCCCGGCCGACTATATCGACGGCATGCTCCGTGCCATTGTCGGCATCCGTGTGCCCATCGCTCGCCTGCAAGGCGCGCGCAAGCTCAGCCAGAACCGCTCGGCGCAAGACATTGCCGGGGTGCGTGAAGGCCTGGGCGCCAGCCCGGACTATCTGGATAACCAACTCGCAGCGCACATGCGCCCACTCTGAAGGAACAGCCTCATGCCCAGTGTTACCCTGCGCCCCGTCACTGCCCAAGACCACGCTGCCTGGCTTGCCCTGTGGCACGCCTATCTGCGCTTCTATAAATCCGAACTGACCGATGAGGTGAGCCTGAGCACCTGGCAGCGCCTGCTCGACCCCAACGAGCCGACCCATTCAGCCTTGGCCTGGGTCGATGGCAAGGCGGTTGGCATGGTCAACTTCATCTACCATCGGACCAACTGGAGTATCGGCAATGCCTGCTACCTGCAGGACCTGTACGTGGACAGCACGCAGCGTGGCCTGGGCATCGGCCGCCAATTGATCGAGCACGTCTATGCTGCAGCCGAGGCTGAAAAATGCAGCAAGGTGTACTGGGTGACCCACGAAACCAACGCCACCGCCATCAGCCTGTACCAGCAGGTTGCCGAGCGCTCGGGCTTTATCCAATTCCGTAAAGAGTTGTAAGCCGAACATGAACGACGCATTGAACTGGAAGCCCGCCGCTACGCCGCGGGCCGAGCCCATCGAAGGCCGCTTTATCCGTCTGCAAAAGCTCGACCCGGCGCGCCATGGCAACGACCTCTGGCAGATGCTGCAAGGTCCGGCTGCCGACCCTGCCCTGTGGGACTACCTGCCCTATGGGCCGTTTGCCGAACGTGCTGCCTTCGACCGCTGGCTGGAAGGTAATGCTGCCGGCCGCGATCCGCTGTTCTATACCGTGATCGACCGCAACAACGGCCAGGCCCAGGGCATCCTCAGCCTGATGTCGATGGTGCCCGAGCACGGCCGCATCGAAATCGGCCACGTCGCCTTCGGTGCCGCCATGCAGCGCACGCCCAAGGGCACCGAGGCGGTGTACTTGCTTGGCAAGCTGGCCTTTGAACTGGGCAATCGCCGGCTGGAATGGAAGTGCAACAACGCCAACGCCCGCTCCAAGCGCGCGGCGGAGCGGTTTGGTTTTGTCTACGAAGGGGTGTTCCGCAAGCACCTGGTGGTAAAGGACCATAACCGTGATACCGCCTGGTACTCGGTTACCGACGATGAGTGGCCGGCGTTGGCTGCCGGATTCGAACGCTGGTTGAGCGAGGAAAACCAGCTGCCGACAGGCCAGGTAAAAACGCTGGAGGCCTGTCGCAAAGGCTGAGGGTTGTGCTGTAGCAGCCGGCTTCTGCGCGGGTGGACCCGCCCCCTTGGGCGTCACCCGCCTTGAGCCCTGTGATTGGCCTGGGGCCCCACAGTTAAAAAAAAGGGGAGCATCCGCTCCCCAGAGGTTAACCGCTTGTAGATGAAGGCTTATCTCAGCCTTCGATCTCGATCAGGATCTCGCCCGGGGTCACGCGGTCGCCCTTGGCCACGTGAATGGCCACGACCTTGCCGGCGATGGCCGCCTGCACTTCGGTTTCCATCTTCATGGCTTCGGTGATCAGCACGGCTTGGCCGACCTTGACCATGTCGCCTTCCTTGACCAGCACATCGACGATGTTGCCAGGCATGGTGGTGCTGACGTGGCCCGGGGCGCTGGCCTGCTTGCGCTTGCTGCTGCCGCCACCAACGAATTCGTTGAGCGGCTCGAACACCACCTCTTCCGGCATGCCGTCGATCGACAGGTAGAAGTGACGCTTGCCTTCGGCCTTCACCCCTACGCCAGTGATGTCGACACGGTAGGTTTCGCCGTGCACGTCGATGACGAACTCGGTCGGCACGCCTTCGCCGCTATGGGACGCTACTGCGCCCGCCTCAGGAATTGGCAGCAGCACTTCAGGCGTCAGGGTGCCGGCTTCGCGCTCCTCGAGGAACTTGCGGCCAATGTCCGGGAACATGGCGAAGGTCAGCACATCTTCTTCACAACGCGCCAAGGCACCGATGTCGGCACGCAGCTTGGCCATTTCCGGCTTCAGCAGGTCGGCCGGGCGTACGTCGATCACTTCTTCGCTGCCGATCGCCTGGCGACGCAGCTGCTCGTTGACTACACCCGGGGCCTTGCCGTAGCCGCCTTGCAGGTACAGCTTCACCTCGTTGGTGATGGTCTTGTAACGTTCGCCAGCCAGCACGTTGAAGAACGCCTGGGTACCGACGATCTGCGAGGTCGGGGTCACCAGCGGCGGGAAACCGAGGTCTTCACGCACACGCGGGATCTCTGCCAGCACTTCGTTCATGCGGTTGAGCGCGCCCTGCTCCTTGAGCTGGTTGGCCAGGTTGGAAATCATGCCGCCCGGCACCTGGTTGACCTGCACGCGGGTGTCCACGGCGGTGAACTCGCTCTCGAACTGGTGGTACTTCTTGCGCACGGCATAGAAGTACAGGCCGATTTCCTGCAGCAGTTCCAGGTCCAGGCCAGTGTCGAACTCGCTGCCCTTGAGCGCGGCAACCATCGACTCGGTGCCGGGGTGGCTGGTGCCCCAGGCGAAGCTGGAAATGGCGGTGTCGATGTGGTCGGCACCGTTCTCCACGGCCTTCAGCTGGCACATCGCGGCCAGGCCGGCAGTGTCGTGGGAGTGGATGAACACCGGCAGCGACTGCTCGGCCTTCAGCGCCTTGACCAGTTCGCCGGTGGCGTAAGGGGTCAGCAGGCCGGCCATGTCCTTGATCGCCACCGAGTCGCAACCCATGGCTTCCATCTGCTTGGCCTGGTTGACGAAGGCTTCGATGGTATGCACCGGGCTGGTGGTATAGGCGATGGTGCCCTGGGCGTGTTTGCCGGCAGCCTTGACCGCCTCGATGGCCACGCGCAGGTTACGCACGTCGTTCATGGCGTCGAAAATGCGGAACACGTCGATGCCGTTGACGGCGGCCTTGGCGACGAAGGCCTTGACCACGTCGTCGCTGTAGTGGCGGTAGCCCAGCAGGTTCTGGCCACGCAGCAGCATTTGCAGGCGGGTGTTGGGCAACGCTGCGCGCAGCTTGCGCAGGCGCTCCCACGGGTCTTCTTTCAGGAAGCGCACGCAGGCGTCGAAGGTGGCGCCGCCCCAGACTTCCAGCGACCAGTAGCCGACCTTGTCGAGCTTGTCGCAGATCGGCAGCATGTCTTCGGTACGCATGCGGGTGGCCAGCAGGGACTGGTGGGCGTCGCGCAGGATCGTGTCGGTTACGTGAATTTTCTTGGACATTATGGGATTCCTCACAGGCCTGCGTGGGCGGCGATGGCGGCGGCGATGGCCAGGGCCAGCTCTTCGGGTTTGCGCTTGATCGAGTAGTTGGTCAGTTCGGGGTGGCTTTCGACGAAGCTGGTATTGAACTGGCCGCTACGGAATTCGGGATTGCGCAGGATTTCCTGATAGTACGCGGCAGTGGTCTTCACCCCTTGCACGCGCATGTCGTCCAGGGCCCGCAGGCCGCGGTCCATGGCTTCTTCCCAGGTCAACGCCCAGACCACCAGCTTCAGGCACATGGAGTCATAGAACGGTGGAATGGTGTAGCCGGTATAGATCGCCGTATCGGTACGCACGCCCGGGCCGCCGGGGGCGTAGTAGCGGGTGATCTTGCCGAAGCTGGGCAGGAAGTTGTTCTTCGGGTCTTCGGCGTTGATCCGGAACTGCAGCGCGTAGCCGCGGTGCTGGATGTCTTCCTGCTTCACCGACAGTGGCAGGCCCGAGGCAATGCGGATCTGCTCACGGACAATATCGATACCGGTGATTTCCTCGGTGATGGTGTGCTCCACCTGCACCCGGGTGTTCATTTCCATGAAGTACACCTCGCCATCGGCGAGCAGGAACTCCACGGTACCGGCGTTCTCGTAGTTCACCGCCTTGGCGGCACGTACCGCGAGGTCACCGATGTAGGCACGCTGCTCGGGGGTGAGCTGCGGGCTTGGGGCGATCTCGATGAGCTTCTGGTTACGCCGCTGGATCGAGCAGTCGCGCTCGAACAGGTGCACCACGTTGCCGAAGCTGTCACCGAGGATCTGCGCCTCGATATGCTTGGGGTTGACGATGCACTTTTCCAGGAACACCTCGGCCGAACCGAAGGCCTTGGTGGCTTCGGAGATGACCCGTGGGAAGTTCTGTTCCAGTTCTTCGCGGCTGTT is a window from the Pseudomonas anuradhapurensis genome containing:
- a CDS encoding FMN-binding negative transcriptional regulator; amino-acid sequence: MYNSKPHQEHDLGRLYQHMHDTRLAILVSHGEQGLLATHLPVLIDTSEGEFGTVYAHLARANHQWQDLAQGAEALLVFPGADAYVSPGYYPSKAENPKVVPTWNYLAVHAYGTAEVLHDGPALLAIVSRLTERHEQGRTEPWKVADAPADYIDGMLRAIVGIRVPIARLQGARKLSQNRSAQDIAGVREGLGASPDYLDNQLAAHMRPL
- a CDS encoding GNAT family N-acetyltransferase → MPSVTLRPVTAQDHAAWLALWHAYLRFYKSELTDEVSLSTWQRLLDPNEPTHSALAWVDGKAVGMVNFIYHRTNWSIGNACYLQDLYVDSTQRGLGIGRQLIEHVYAAAEAEKCSKVYWVTHETNATAISLYQQVAERSGFIQFRKEL
- a CDS encoding GNAT family N-acetyltransferase, which translates into the protein MNDALNWKPAATPRAEPIEGRFIRLQKLDPARHGNDLWQMLQGPAADPALWDYLPYGPFAERAAFDRWLEGNAAGRDPLFYTVIDRNNGQAQGILSLMSMVPEHGRIEIGHVAFGAAMQRTPKGTEAVYLLGKLAFELGNRRLEWKCNNANARSKRAAERFGFVYEGVFRKHLVVKDHNRDTAWYSVTDDEWPALAAGFERWLSEENQLPTGQVKTLEACRKG
- the oadA gene encoding sodium-extruding oxaloacetate decarboxylase subunit alpha, with product MSKKIHVTDTILRDAHQSLLATRMRTEDMLPICDKLDKVGYWSLEVWGGATFDACVRFLKEDPWERLRKLRAALPNTRLQMLLRGQNLLGYRHYSDDVVKAFVAKAAVNGIDVFRIFDAMNDVRNLRVAIEAVKAAGKHAQGTIAYTTSPVHTIEAFVNQAKQMEAMGCDSVAIKDMAGLLTPYATGELVKALKAEQSLPVFIHSHDTAGLAAMCQLKAVENGADHIDTAISSFAWGTSHPGTESMVAALKGSEFDTGLDLELLQEIGLYFYAVRKKYHQFESEFTAVDTRVQVNQVPGGMISNLANQLKEQGALNRMNEVLAEIPRVREDLGFPPLVTPTSQIVGTQAFFNVLAGERYKTITNEVKLYLQGGYGKAPGVVNEQLRRQAIGSEEVIDVRPADLLKPEMAKLRADIGALARCEEDVLTFAMFPDIGRKFLEEREAGTLTPEVLLPIPEAGAVASHSGEGVPTEFVIDVHGETYRVDITGVGVKAEGKRHFYLSIDGMPEEVVFEPLNEFVGGGSSKRKQASAPGHVSTTMPGNIVDVLVKEGDMVKVGQAVLITEAMKMETEVQAAIAGKVVAIHVAKGDRVTPGEILIEIEG
- a CDS encoding acetyl-CoA carboxylase biotin carboxylase subunit; amino-acid sequence: MIKKILIANRGEIAVRIVRACAEMGIRSVAIYSDADRHALHVKRADEAHSIGAEPLAGYLNPRKLVNLAVETGCDALHPGYGFLSENAELAEICAERGIKFIGPAADVIRRMGDKTEARRTMIAAGVPVTPGTEGNVADIHEALREGDRIGYPVMLKATSGGGGRGIRRCNSREELEQNFPRVISEATKAFGSAEVFLEKCIVNPKHIEAQILGDSFGNVVHLFERDCSIQRRNQKLIEIAPSPQLTPEQRAYIGDLAVRAAKAVNYENAGTVEFLLADGEVYFMEMNTRVQVEHTITEEITGIDIVREQIRIASGLPLSVKQEDIQHRGYALQFRINAEDPKNNFLPSFGKITRYYAPGGPGVRTDTAIYTGYTIPPFYDSMCLKLVVWALTWEEAMDRGLRALDDMRVQGVKTTAAYYQEILRNPEFRSGQFNTSFVESHPELTNYSIKRKPEELALAIAAAIAAHAGL